In Vicugna pacos chromosome 10, VicPac4, whole genome shotgun sequence, the following proteins share a genomic window:
- the LOC140699065 gene encoding membrane-spanning 4-domains subfamily A member 4A-like — protein sequence MTRCLGVTVAPFFPHADGFRLYIITKIYCPVWGSVSIQGSLGMNTVSAIIAVLGTYLAIQEEIILWQEITWKYSHETVFLIARLTGMLVLFLMEVCAALSLSIFGCRVACSINNVVVLLPNNDNKPSAVSPEHDYEEVTVQ from the exons ATGACACGGTGCCTGGGGGTGACAGTCGCTCCTTTTTTTCCACATGCTGATGGATTTCGACTTTACATTATCACTAAAATATACTGTCCCGTGTGGGGATCCGTCTCT ATCCAAGGAAGCCTAGGGATGAACACAGTCAGTGCCATTATAGCAGTGTTAGGTACATATCTGGcaattcaagaagaaataattctATGGCAAGAAATTACGTGGAAATATTCTCATGAAACTGTATTTCTTATT GCAAGGCTGACTGGAATGCTGGTCCTCTTTCTGATGGAAGTCTGCGCTGCTTTGTCTCTCTCCATATTTGGGTGCAGGGTGGCCTGTTCCATCAACAAC GTGGTGGTCCTCTTACCAAATAATGACAACAAACCTTCAGCAGTCTCCCCTGAACATGACTATGAGGAGGTCACAGTGCAGTAG
- the LOC140699066 gene encoding high affinity immunoglobulin epsilon receptor subunit beta-like isoform X1, which translates to MSNIVDAIRDAEGIPTNKIQSTRLEQADTSHFAQYRHSKLNNFLKNNLQSLGAAQIMIGSTYFLFGIIEIFFYWSSDFRNFLFCFYIGYPFWAAMSFIISGSLTVACTKKHTKFLVTASIGDNIISTVLSSIGIILLSMNLVHIIILGCSEFLECSLVKSFTTSIVILQMMLTYVQIVISFSLCGLTYHVNGNDISLVSALSCCIRSDSEDPYQDLLTPPDTYGDVILQDTDPVNHDP; encoded by the exons ATGAGCAACATCGTTGACGCCATTCGGGATGCTGAGGGCATTCCAACCAACAAGATTCAAAGCACTCGGCTGGAACAGGCAGACACATCTCATTTTGCTCAGTATCGACACAGCAAGCTGAataatttccttaaaaacaatCTACAGTCCCTTGGT gCAGCTCAGATAATGATTGGCTCCACATATTTCTTATTTGGgataattgagatttttttttactggtcTTCCGACTTCAGGaattttttattctgcttttatATTGGCTACCCATTCTGGGCTGCAATGTCT TTCATCATTTCTGGATCTTTGACTGTCGCATgtacaaaaaaacacacaaaatttcTG GTTACAGCCAGTATCGGTGATAACATTATAAGTACAGTACTTTCAAGCATTGGAATAATTCTTCTCTCAATGAATTTGGTTCATATAATCATACTTGGATGTTCAGAGTTTCTTGAATGTTCATTGGTTAAATCTTTTACAACT AGTATCGTGATCCTTCAAATGATGCTGACTTATGTGCAAATTGTTATTTCATTCTCACTCTGTGGGCTTACTTACCACGTGAATGGCAATGATATCAGCTTG GTTTCTGCACTAAGTTGCTGCATCCGATCAGATTCTGAAGATCCTTACCAAGACTTACTGACTCCACCTGACACTTATGGAGACGTGATTCTGCAAGATACGGATCCTGTTAACCATGATCCATGA
- the LOC140699066 gene encoding uncharacterized protein isoform X2, whose protein sequence is MSNIVDAIRDAEGIPTNKIQSTRLEQADTSHFAQYRHSKLNNFLKNNLQSLGAAQIMIGSTYFLFGIIEIFFYWSSDFRNFLFCFYIGYPFWAAMSSIVILQMMLTYVQIVISFSLCGLTYHVNGNDISLVSALSCCIRSDSEDPYQDLLTPPDTYGDVILQDTDPVNHDP, encoded by the exons ATGAGCAACATCGTTGACGCCATTCGGGATGCTGAGGGCATTCCAACCAACAAGATTCAAAGCACTCGGCTGGAACAGGCAGACACATCTCATTTTGCTCAGTATCGACACAGCAAGCTGAataatttccttaaaaacaatCTACAGTCCCTTGGT gCAGCTCAGATAATGATTGGCTCCACATATTTCTTATTTGGgataattgagatttttttttactggtcTTCCGACTTCAGGaattttttattctgcttttatATTGGCTACCCATTCTGGGCTGCAATGTCT AGTATCGTGATCCTTCAAATGATGCTGACTTATGTGCAAATTGTTATTTCATTCTCACTCTGTGGGCTTACTTACCACGTGAATGGCAATGATATCAGCTTG GTTTCTGCACTAAGTTGCTGCATCCGATCAGATTCTGAAGATCCTTACCAAGACTTACTGACTCCACCTGACACTTATGGAGACGTGATTCTGCAAGATACGGATCCTGTTAACCATGATCCATGA